One region of Deltaproteobacteria bacterium genomic DNA includes:
- the priA gene encoding primosomal protein N' encodes MKAAHPFALVAVPAPMLEPLTYAVPGSLRERLAVGMRVLVPLGRRRVTGVVVGFERATRLAGVKEIAQALDDEVLLDEGFLELCRWAADYYVASLGEVLAAALPPLLRTESRVVAAFARAPEDYHGEVDREVLEALRERGPLAPATLSRLFPRRGVRAALDRLAAQGAATVGERLRGHMREARRRRAAPPEKTTSGAPPSRAPVLTDEQQDVLRSMERRLRDDGFETVLLHGVTGSGKTEVYLQAMETVRGRGRQCLILVPEIALTPQLLDRLEGRFPGDVAVLHSGLTPAERWRHWWRIAHGVVKVVVGARSAVFAPVRDLGLIVVDEEHDYSYKQEEGVRYHGRDLAVVRARIAGCPVILGSATPSLESYHNARSGRYRLLELTRRVQARPMPGVEVVDLKAGQEPAPTEGLFSPPLLRALRENQEQGLQSLIFLNRRGFASFLQCWSCGFVVRCPHCSISLTYHLGRNSTFCHHCGFRRRKVDACPACGNVSLSEVGAGTERVEHALRRLLPKARIGRMDRDTTSARGAQERIFRAWEKGDLDVLVGTQMVAKGHDVGGVTLVGVVLADSSLNLPDFRAAEKTFQIISQVAGRAGRARRPGRVIVQTLVPGHYCFGHAQGHDYPSFFAAEIEFRRELGYPPFRHLVHLRLDGTEEEGVARRARALARDLRRDDNPHGVEILGPAPAPITKLRNRYRWQILLKGRSRPALGVMARRAAALVPKGRTVRLHIDVDPYNML; translated from the coding sequence TTGAAGGCGGCTCACCCGTTCGCCTTGGTGGCGGTTCCGGCGCCGATGCTGGAGCCGTTGACCTACGCGGTGCCCGGGAGTCTGCGGGAGCGCCTGGCGGTGGGGATGCGAGTCCTGGTGCCGCTGGGGCGGCGCCGCGTGACCGGGGTGGTGGTGGGGTTCGAGCGCGCGACGCGCCTGGCCGGCGTCAAGGAGATCGCCCAGGCGCTGGACGACGAAGTGCTGCTGGACGAGGGGTTCCTGGAGTTGTGCCGCTGGGCGGCGGACTACTACGTGGCCTCCCTGGGCGAGGTGCTGGCGGCGGCGCTGCCGCCGCTGCTGCGCACCGAGAGCCGCGTGGTGGCGGCGTTCGCGCGCGCGCCCGAAGACTATCACGGGGAGGTGGACAGGGAGGTGCTCGAGGCGCTGCGCGAGCGCGGTCCGCTGGCGCCGGCGACGCTGAGCCGGCTGTTTCCGCGCCGGGGCGTGCGCGCGGCGCTGGACCGGCTCGCGGCACAGGGCGCGGCGACCGTGGGCGAGCGGCTGCGCGGGCATATGCGCGAGGCCCGGCGCCGCCGGGCGGCGCCGCCGGAAAAGACCACCAGCGGGGCGCCGCCGAGCCGCGCGCCGGTGCTCACGGACGAGCAGCAGGACGTGCTCCGGTCCATGGAAAGGCGCCTGCGCGACGACGGCTTCGAGACCGTGCTGCTCCACGGGGTCACCGGCAGCGGCAAGACCGAGGTGTACCTGCAGGCCATGGAGACGGTGCGCGGGCGTGGGCGCCAGTGCCTGATCCTGGTGCCGGAGATCGCCCTGACGCCGCAGTTGCTCGACCGGCTCGAAGGGCGTTTCCCGGGCGACGTGGCGGTGCTCCACAGCGGCCTCACCCCGGCGGAACGGTGGCGTCACTGGTGGCGCATCGCCCACGGGGTGGTGAAGGTGGTGGTGGGGGCTCGCTCCGCGGTGTTCGCTCCGGTCCGGGACCTGGGGCTCATCGTCGTGGACGAGGAGCACGACTACAGCTACAAGCAGGAGGAAGGCGTGCGCTACCACGGGCGTGACCTCGCGGTGGTACGCGCCCGTATCGCCGGCTGTCCCGTGATCCTGGGCTCGGCCACGCCGTCCCTTGAGAGCTACCATAACGCCCGTAGCGGCCGTTACCGCCTGCTCGAGCTCACCCGGCGGGTGCAAGCGCGGCCCATGCCCGGCGTCGAAGTGGTGGACCTCAAGGCCGGGCAGGAGCCGGCGCCCACGGAGGGGCTCTTCTCCCCGCCGTTGCTGCGCGCGCTGCGGGAGAACCAGGAACAGGGCCTGCAGAGCCTGATCTTCCTCAATCGGCGCGGCTTCGCCTCGTTCCTCCAGTGCTGGTCCTGCGGCTTCGTGGTGCGCTGCCCGCACTGCAGCATCAGCCTCACCTACCACCTCGGGCGCAACAGCACCTTCTGCCACCACTGCGGCTTCCGCCGGCGCAAGGTCGACGCTTGTCCCGCCTGCGGCAACGTATCGCTGAGCGAGGTGGGCGCCGGCACGGAAAGAGTCGAGCACGCGCTCCGGCGGCTTCTGCCCAAGGCGCGCATCGGACGCATGGACCGGGACACCACCAGCGCCCGCGGCGCCCAGGAGCGCATCTTCCGGGCCTGGGAGAAGGGAGACCTCGACGTGCTCGTGGGTACGCAGATGGTGGCCAAGGGCCACGACGTCGGCGGCGTGACCCTGGTGGGGGTGGTGCTGGCCGACTCCTCGCTCAACCTGCCGGACTTCCGCGCGGCGGAGAAGACCTTCCAGATTATCAGCCAGGTGGCCGGGCGCGCCGGCCGGGCGCGCCGGCCCGGCCGCGTCATCGTGCAGACCCTTGTGCCGGGTCACTACTGCTTCGGCCATGCCCAGGGCCACGATTACCCGTCGTTCTTCGCGGCCGAGATCGAGTTTCGCCGCGAGCTCGGCTATCCGCCGTTCCGCCATCTCGTGCACCTGCGGCTGGACGGCACCGAGGAGGAGGGTGTGGCGCGACGCGCGCGCGCCCTCGCGCGGGACCTGCGCCGTGACGACAACCCGCACGGGGTGGAGATACTGGGGCCGGCGCCCGCGCCCATCACCAAGCTGCGCAACCGCTACCGCTGGCAGATCCTGCTCAAGGGGCGCAGCCGCCCGGCCCTCGGGGTCATGGCCCGGCGCGCCGCCGCCTTGGTCCCCAAGGGCCGGACGGTCCGGCTCCACATTGATGTGGATCCGTACAACATGTTATAA